The Armatimonadota bacterium genome includes a window with the following:
- a CDS encoding xylulokinase, whose protein sequence is MNYLGVDIGTTGCKALAFDGEGRLLASAYREYPLHLTRDGGAELDSGLVMECCFQVIREAAAGAGAGSVAALAVSSQGEAFTPLDSAGNPLHGAMVSSDTRSAAYIPQWLEEFGEDRLYRATGHTAHPMFTLFKLAWMRDQRPQVFAEARRFLCFEDLLGFRLGVDPAMGWPLAGRTMMFDVCRHAWDGEILERAGVREEQLARPLASGSVAGEVSDAAARDLGLRPGALVVTGGHDQTVGALGAGVTSPGVAMYATGTVECITAAMPGAVFSEDLRRANLCTYDHAAPGLYATIAFSLTGGNILKWFRDNFGQQEVLEAERTGRDPYELLLEQAPDEPSSLLVLPYWTPSGTPYFDPDTPGAIVGLRLSTGRGELLRALLEGVALEMRLNLEILEGAECRVRELRAIGGGARSRFWNQLKADVTGRPVTRLDVTEAGCLGAAMLAASAHSGTPVQELARTWVRTGETLEPDPEKAALYSERLEHYRRLYPTVKEFAARR, encoded by the coding sequence GTGAACTATCTAGGGGTAGACATCGGGACGACGGGCTGCAAGGCACTCGCATTCGACGGCGAAGGACGTCTGCTGGCGTCCGCTTACCGGGAATATCCCCTCCATCTCACCAGGGACGGCGGGGCCGAGCTGGACTCCGGGCTCGTGATGGAGTGCTGTTTCCAGGTCATCCGCGAGGCCGCGGCGGGAGCCGGAGCGGGATCCGTGGCAGCCCTGGCGGTTTCAAGTCAGGGAGAAGCCTTCACCCCGCTGGATTCCGCCGGGAACCCGCTGCACGGGGCGATGGTCAGCTCGGATACCCGGTCTGCGGCATACATCCCGCAGTGGCTGGAGGAGTTCGGGGAAGATCGGCTGTATCGTGCCACCGGCCACACGGCTCATCCGATGTTCACGCTCTTCAAGCTCGCGTGGATGCGGGATCAGCGTCCGCAAGTCTTCGCCGAGGCGCGGCGCTTCCTGTGTTTCGAAGATCTTCTGGGCTTCCGGCTGGGTGTGGACCCCGCGATGGGTTGGCCTCTCGCCGGACGGACCATGATGTTCGATGTCTGCCGCCACGCCTGGGACGGCGAGATCCTGGAGCGCGCCGGGGTTCGGGAGGAGCAGCTGGCACGGCCCCTCGCCTCCGGCAGCGTGGCCGGGGAGGTCTCCGACGCGGCCGCCCGGGACCTGGGGCTTCGTCCCGGCGCCCTGGTGGTGACGGGCGGGCATGATCAGACCGTGGGAGCGCTCGGTGCAGGGGTCACCTCACCCGGCGTTGCGATGTATGCAACCGGCACGGTGGAATGCATCACAGCGGCGATGCCCGGGGCGGTTTTCTCGGAGGATCTCCGCCGGGCCAACCTCTGCACCTACGACCACGCCGCTCCCGGACTGTATGCCACCATCGCTTTCAGCCTGACCGGGGGCAACATCCTCAAGTGGTTCCGGGACAATTTCGGGCAGCAGGAGGTTCTGGAGGCAGAGCGCACCGGGCGTGATCCATACGAACTGTTGCTCGAACAGGCGCCGGACGAACCGTCCTCGCTACTGGTGCTGCCCTACTGGACTCCGTCGGGGACTCCCTATTTCGATCCGGATACGCCGGGTGCGATCGTGGGGCTCCGCCTGTCCACAGGCCGCGGCGAGCTGCTGCGGGCCCTGCTGGAAGGAGTGGCGCTGGAGATGCGATTGAATCTGGAGATCCTGGAGGGGGCGGAATGCCGGGTGCGGGAGCTTCGCGCCATCGGCGGCGGCGCCAGGTCGCGCTTCTGGAACCAGTTGAAAGCGGATGTGACAGGCAGGCCGGTGACCCGGCTGGACGTCACGGAAGCAGGTTGCCTGGGAGCGGCGATGCTGGCGGCGTCGGCACACAGCGGAACGCCGGTGCAGGAGCTTGCCCGGACCTGGGTGCGGACCGGCGAAACGCTGGAGCCGGATCCCGAAAAGGCCGCGCTTTACAGCGAACGCCTGGAGCACTACCGCAGGCTCTATCCCACCGTAAAAGAGTTCGCGGCGCGCCGCTAA
- a CDS encoding NAD-dependent epimerase has product MPHAFQMVKVTISQHNSAGDKQRVLLTGATGYIGGRLLRKLEEEGIRVRCLVRNPAVLAGRVAPDTEVVQGDVRDATSVERAMAGVRAAYYLVHSMASAGSFEEQDRQAARNFARAAERCGVERIIYLGGLAQEDERELSSHLRSRLEVGRIFREGSVPSIELRASIVIGSGSLSFEIVRNLTERLPVMICPRWVSMPAQPIAIGDVLEYLRQSLEIPIEGHRIFEIGGADIVSYGDLMREYARQRNLKRVMISVPVLTPWLSSLWLGLVTPVYARVGRKLIESVRHATVVRDHSALAVFRIRPAGVREAIAAALRNEDRELAETRWSDALSSSGVRRDWGGVRFGSRLVDSRSVEVGVPCDMAFAPIRRIGGDTGWYSPAWLWRLRGALDLLSGGVGMRRGRRDPEHPHVGDALDFWRVEKYEENRLLRLYAEMKVPGRAWLEFEVSPVPGGSRITQTAVFDPLGLTGLVYWYALWPVHQLVFGRMLLGIARAAAGESASPAVPQRGPGNA; this is encoded by the coding sequence GTGCCCCACGCGTTTCAGATGGTGAAAGTGACAATAAGCCAGCACAACTCTGCCGGGGACAAACAGCGGGTGCTCCTGACGGGAGCAACCGGCTATATCGGTGGTCGTCTGCTGCGCAAACTGGAAGAAGAGGGCATCCGCGTGCGGTGTCTGGTCCGCAATCCCGCGGTGCTGGCCGGAAGAGTGGCCCCGGACACAGAGGTGGTTCAAGGCGATGTGCGCGACGCCACGTCCGTCGAGCGCGCAATGGCGGGAGTCCGCGCGGCATACTATCTGGTCCACTCCATGGCCTCCGCCGGGTCCTTCGAAGAGCAGGACCGCCAGGCCGCCCGTAACTTCGCACGCGCTGCTGAGCGCTGCGGCGTGGAGCGGATCATTTATCTGGGAGGTCTTGCGCAGGAGGATGAGCGGGAGCTCTCATCCCATCTGCGGAGCAGGCTGGAGGTGGGGCGCATCTTCCGTGAAGGTTCCGTTCCCTCCATCGAACTGCGCGCGTCCATCGTCATCGGATCGGGCAGTCTCTCCTTCGAGATCGTCCGGAACCTGACCGAAAGACTCCCCGTTATGATCTGCCCTCGCTGGGTATCCATGCCCGCCCAGCCGATCGCCATCGGAGACGTGCTGGAATACCTGCGGCAATCCCTGGAGATCCCTATCGAGGGCCACCGTATCTTCGAGATCGGGGGCGCGGACATCGTCAGCTACGGCGACCTGATGAGGGAATACGCCCGTCAGCGGAATCTGAAGCGGGTCATGATCTCTGTGCCCGTTCTAACCCCCTGGCTATCCAGTCTCTGGCTCGGTCTGGTAACGCCTGTGTACGCACGCGTGGGACGCAAGCTGATTGAAAGCGTGCGGCACGCCACCGTGGTCCGTGACCACTCCGCGCTGGCGGTGTTCAGGATCCGGCCCGCCGGCGTCCGCGAAGCGATTGCGGCGGCGCTGCGCAACGAGGACCGCGAGCTGGCCGAAACTCGCTGGTCGGATGCGCTCTCCTCCTCAGGCGTGCGCAGGGACTGGGGCGGTGTGCGATTCGGCTCGCGACTGGTGGACTCCCGCTCCGTGGAGGTTGGCGTCCCCTGTGATATGGCGTTCGCCCCCATCCGGAGAATCGGGGGAGACACGGGATGGTATAGTCCGGCGTGGCTCTGGCGTCTGCGGGGAGCGCTGGATCTGCTCAGCGGGGGCGTGGGAATGCGCCGCGGGCGCAGAGACCCGGAACATCCTCACGTGGGGGACGCGCTCGACTTCTGGCGGGTGGAAAAGTACGAGGAAAACCGGCTTCTTCGGCTGTACGCCGAAATGAAGGTGCCCGGGCGGGCCTGGCTCGAGTTCGAGGTCTCTCCGGTCCCCGGAGGGTCCCGCATCACGCAGACGGCTGTGTTTGACCCGCTGGGTCTCACCGGACTGGTCTACTGGTATGCCCTGTGGCCGGTGCATCAGCTGGTGTTTGGAAGGATGCTTCTCGGCATCGCACGGGCCGCCGCCGGC